Proteins encoded within one genomic window of Anaerotignum faecicola:
- a CDS encoding hydroxyacid dehydrogenase: KATGKDYILISRSDSTLRGHYLLEPMLLKEETEKLTGRKIDGEIMFPFFKEGGRFTINNIHYVKEGDMLTPAGLTEFAKDKSFGYSSSHIGEYCEEKSKGAFKAEDMTYISLEELRDLEIEKIAEKLTAVKDFGKVIVNAVDYV; encoded by the coding sequence CTAAAGCGACGGGAAAAGACTATATTTTGATAAGCCGCAGCGATTCGACTTTAAGGGGGCATTATCTGCTGGAGCCTATGCTTCTTAAAGAAGAAACGGAGAAGCTTACAGGCAGGAAAATCGACGGGGAAATAATGTTCCCATTCTTTAAAGAAGGCGGGCGTTTTACAATAAACAACATACATTATGTAAAAGAAGGCGATATGCTTACGCCGGCAGGGCTTACGGAATTTGCAAAGGATAAGTCTTTCGGATATTCTTCAAGCCACATTGGCGAATACTGTGAGGAAAAGTCAAAGGGAGCTTTTAAAGCGGAGGACATGACGTATATTTCCCTTGAAGAATTAAGAGATCTTGAAATTGAGAAAATCGCCGAAAAACTCACGGCTGTAAAGGATTTCGGAAAAGTTATCGTAAACGCTGTCGACTATGTGGA